The window ACGCTAGTAACACGGCATAGTAAATCAAATAAATACTAAAAGAGAGTCAGTGGTTGGTGAAAACTGATGGTTTATTTTTTTGAATCCCCCGTGTGAAGTAAATGACGAACCTTATTTAATTAAGCAAAATCATTTCGGATTCAGACCGTTATCTGTTATTGAGTGTAGATATAGTGAGTGAGCTGTATCTAAATTTGGGTGGTACCGCGAATTTTTCGAGTCCTTTCGTCCCTTTATTTTGGGATGGGAGGGCTCTTTGTTTTATCAAATAATCAATGGAGAGGAAGAGTAAAAATGTTAGATATTAAAAAATTAAGAACAGATTATGCTACAGTTGAAGCAAAATTAGCAACACGTGGTGTCAAAAAAGAATTACTGGAGAACTTTGTTTTACTTGATGAAAAACGCCGTGAATTAATCGTAAAAACAGAGGAATTGAAAAAATACCGGAATGTAGTATCTGGTGATATCGCAACGTTAAAACGTAATAAAGAAAATGCAGATGATAAAATCAAAGAAATGCGTGAAGTTGGGGATCAAATTAAAGAATTAGATGAAGAGTTAAATGCTCTTGATGCAAGTCTTGATGAAATTGCGGCAGGTTTACCTAATTTGCCCCATGATTCTGTCCCAGTTGGAGCAGACGAAGATGAAAATATCGAACTTAGACGTTGGAGTGAGCCGAAAACTTTTGATTTTGAACCAAAAGCTCATTGGGATATCGCTGAAGAATTAGACATTTTAGATTTTGAACGTGGTGCTAAGGTAGCTGGAAGTCGTTTTGTATACTATAAAGGCATGGGCGCTCGTTTGGAACGTGCGATTTATAATTTTATGTTAGACTTACACACAGGGGAACACGGCTATCAAGAAATGCTTACTCCGTATATGGCTAATGCAAAATCTATGTTTGGAACAGGACAATTCCCTAAATTTAAAGAAGATGTCTTCCAAATCGAGAATGAAGATTTAACGATGATTTCTACAGCTGAAATCACGCTAACAAACTATTATCGTGATGAGATTTTAGCTGATGAACAATTGCCAATCTACTTTACGGCTTTAAGTCCAGCATTTAGATCAGAAGCAGGAAGTGCAGGTCGTGATACTCGTGGGTTGATTCGCCTGCATCAATTTAATAAAGTTGAAATGGTAAAATTCAGCAAGCCTGAGAATTCTTATGATGAATTAGAAAAAATGACCAAAGATGCTGAAACAGTTTTACAAAAACTAGACTTGCCATACCGTGTGTTAGCCTTATGTACGGGTGATATGGGATTCTCTGCTGCCAAAACTTATGATTTAGAAGTTTGGATTCCAGCGCAAGAAACTTATCGTGAAATCAGCTCTTGTTCAAATTGTGAGGATTTCCAAGCTCGTCGTGCAATGATTCGCTATCGTAATGAAGAAACGGGTAAACCTGAATACGTTCATACGCTGAATGGCTCAGGGTTAGCTGTAGGGCGGACATTTGCAGCTATCTTAGAGAATTATCAACAAGCAGATGGTTCTGTCAAGATTCCAGAACTTTTAGTACCATATATGGGTGGCGTTACAGAAATTCGTAAAGCAAAATAATTTATTCAAAAGTGAGATTAGTTGCTGAAGTGACTAATCTCACTTTTTATTCATTTAATAGACAAGCATTCTATTTTTTGATTGTATTTATGAATGCTATACTAAGAAGAAAATAGATAGGAGTGACAGATATGAGCAAAACCAACTTAGAAAAAGCTGTATTTGCAGGAGGTTGTTTCTGGTGTATGGTGAAACCTTTTGATACTCAACCAGGTATTATCTCAGTAGTCGCTGGTTATACAGGTGGACATACTGTGAATCCAACTTATGAAGAAGTATGTAGTGAAACAACAGGACATACTGAAGCTGTAGAGATTACATTTGATCCAACAATCTTTAGCTATCAAGATTTAGTGGAAATCTATTGGCAACAAACAGATCCGACAGATGCGAGTGGTCAATTTGCTGATCGTGGTTCGTCATACCGCCCTGTAATTTTTTATGCTAATGAAGAACAACGAGTTATTGCAGAAAAGTCAAAAGAGACATTGGCAGAGAGTAGACGTTTTAAGCAACCTATCGTAACAGAGATACTACCAGCTATGCCTTTTTACCCAGCAGAAAAGTACCATCAAGAATATTATAAAAAAAATCCATTGCACTATAGTCGCTATCGTAACGGTTCGGGACGAGCAGCGTTCATTGAACAAACATGGAAGTAAACAAGCTATAGGATTTGTTAAGGACTAGATAATTTTAGTGCTTGGCAAATCCCTTTTTAATAGAAAAGATAATTCAGTTTGTTAGATAATATATGCTACAATAAAAGAAATAACCACAAAAAGGGGCGAAGATTAGAATGACGAGATTATATTTTGTAAGACATGGTAAAACAGTTTGGAATCTAGAAGGACGTTTTCAAGGCGGATATGGTGATTCAGCATTGTTAGAGGAATCTATTGCAGATGCTAAAAAAACTGGTAAGGCTTTAAAAGAGGTAGCTTTTACTCAGGCATTCAGTAGCCCACAAAAGCGAGCAAAAGATACAGCAACTTATATTATAGAAGAAAGCGATCAAGTTATCCCTTTAACAGAGCAAGATGGTTTACGTGAAATCGGCTTTGGTGAGTGGGAAGGTCAGTTATTTTCATATGCAGAAGAGTTACATCCAGAAGAATATCATAACTTAAGGTCACATCCTGAAAAATATGACCCCAGTGCATTTGGTGGAGAGGATTACTTAACTTTAATTGAGCGTAGCCAACAAGTAATCAAAGAAGCTGTGAAAAAATATCCAAATGATAATTTATTGTTTGTTGCTCATGGCGTAACCTTGATTACGGTAATACATTCCTTACTTGGAGAAAATACAAGAGAAATTCGCTCAAAAGGTTTGTTGAGCAATACAAGTGTAAGCATTTTGGATGTAGATACTAATGATAATTATTCTGTAGTAGCGTGGAATGATACAAGTCATTTAGAAAAGTAAATAAAGTTTTTTCTATAATATAGAAGATAATTCTAATTTATGATGGTAATTTTCTTAGTCTTTTAGTCAAAATATAGGGAATAATGGATATTTTGACTAAAAATGAATAATTAAAAGTCTATTTTTATAATTATTCATTTTTATTTGAAAAGCATCTTTCGGATAAAAGTCGAATTATGTGTATACCACTATGGTTTTTGTTCGCTTATTGAGCGATATCGGAATGGTTTGAATAGTAAAGAGAAAATAAAGTTCATGTTTATAAATTAAATTAATTTATTTGCCAAAAAGTGTTGACGAATCTTGCTATAGCTGTTATATTTATACATGTCCTCAAGACGTCACAACGTTTTGAAGAAAAAGAAATTTAAAAAAGTTGTTGACAACGAATTGACCATGTGTTAATATTTAGAAGTTGTCAAAACAACAAACGAAACAAATTAGACCTTTGAAAACTGAACAAAGTAAGACGAACCAAATGTGTAGGGAGCTTCAACAAGGTTGAAGCGAACAAACAAAAAAGTGAATAAATATTCGCTAGCAAGTCAAAAAATGAGCATAAGACTTCGGTCTTAATCATACTTTTATATGAGAGTTTGATCCTGGCTCAGGACGAACGCTGGCGGCGTGCCTAATACATGCAAGTCGAACGCACGAAGTTGGAAAGCTTGCTTTCTAACCAAGTGAGTGGCGGACGGGTGAGTAACACGTGGGTAACCTGCCCATAAGAGGGGGATAACATTCGGAAACGGATGCTAATACCGCATAGTTTCAGGAATCGCATGATTCTTGAAGGAAAGGTGGCTTCGGCTACCACTTATGGATGGACCCGCGGCGTATTAGCTAGTTGGTGAGGTAATGGCTCACCAAGGCAATGATACGTAGCCGACCTGAGAGGGTGATCGGCCACACTGGGACTGAGACACGGCCCAGACTCCTACGGGAGGCAGCAGTAGGGAATCTTCCGCAATGGACGAAAGTCTGACGGAGCAACGCCGCGTGAGTGAAGAAGGTTTTCGGATCGTAAAACTCTGTTGTTAAAGAAGAATAAGGATGAGAGTAACTGCTCATCCCCTGACGGTATTTAACCAGAAAGCCACGGCTAACTACGTGCCAGCAGCCGCGGTAATACGTAGGTGGCAAGCGTTGTCCGGATTTATTGGGCGTAAAGCGAGCGCAGGCGGTTCTTTAAGTCTGATGTGAAAGCCCCCGGCTCAACCGGGGAGGGTCATTGGAAACTGGAGAACTTGAGTGCAGAAGAGGAGAGTGGAATTCCACGTGTAGCGGTGAAATGCGTAGATATGTGGAGGAACACCAGTGGCGAAGGCGACTCTCTGGTCTGTAACTGACGCTGAGGCTCGAAAGCGTGGGGAGCAAACAGGATTAGATACCCTGGTAGTCCACGCCGTAAACGATGAGTGCTAAGTGTTGGAGGGTTTCCGCCCTTCAGTGCTGCAGCTAACGCATTAAGCACTCCGCCTGGGGAGTACGACCGCAAGGTTGAAACTCAAAGGAATTGACGGGGACCCGCACAAGCGGTGGAGCATGTGGTTTAATTCGAAGCAACGCGAAGAACCTTACCAGGTCTTGACATCCTTTGACCATTCTGGAGACAGAACTTTCCCTTCGGGGACAAAGTGACAGGTGGTGCATGGTTGTCGTCAGCTCGTGTCGTGAGATGTTGGGTTAAGTCCCGCAACGAGCGCAACCCTTATTGTTAGTTGCCAGCATTCAGTTGGGCACTCTAGCAAGACTGCCGGTGACAAACCGGAGGAAGGTGGGGATGACGTCAAATCATCATGCCCCTTATGACCTGGGCTACACACGTGCTACAATGGATGGTACAACGAGTCGCAAGGTCGCGAGGCCAAGCTAATCTCTTAAAGCCATTCTCAGTTCGGATTGTAGGCTGCAACTCGCCTACATGAAGCCGGAATCGCTAGTAATCGCGGATCAGAACGCCGCGGTGAATACGTTCCCGGGTCTTGTACACACCGCCCGTCACACCACGAGAGTTTGTAACACCCGAAGCCGGTGAGGTAACCTTTTAGGAGCCAGCCGTCTAAGGTGGGATAGATAATTGGGGTGAAGTCGTAACAAGGTAGCCGTATCGGAAGGTGCGGCTGGATCACCTCCTTTCTAAGGAATTAACGGAACCCAACACATTCGTCTTTATTTTGTTCAGTTTTGAGAGGTCTAACTTCTCAAGATAGAAACTTGTTCTTTGAAAACTGGATACTGTATTAAAAAAGTAAGTTAAGTAAGAAACCGAGAAACACCGCGTTTTAAATGAGTTTTTTAATTAGTTCTTATCGTAAGATAATGAATAAACATTAACTAACAGGATTGTTTTAGCAATAAAACCTTCCACACAAACTATTTGTGCAGGAATGCAACAGAATTTTAGGATTGAACTCAATGAGCCTCGAAGCGTACTAACGTACGTAAGAAGTGAATGAAGGAACAAGACGATGAAGACTGAAGCAGTACCAACAAATAAGGTTAAGTTAATAAGGGCGCACGGTGGATGCCTTGGCACTAAGAGCCGATGAAGGACGGGACTAACTCCGATATGCTTTGGGGAGCTGTAAGTAAGCTTTGATCCAAAGATTTCCGAATGGGGGAACCCAGCATTTTTTATAGAATGTTACTGCTAGCTGAATACATAGGCTAGTAGAGGTAGACGCAGAGAACTGAAACATCTAAGTACCTGCAGGAAGAGAAAGAAAATTCGATTCCCTGAGTAGCGGCGAGCGAAACGGGAAGAGCCCAAACCAACAAGCTTGCTTGTTGGGGTTGTAGGACACGACATTAAGAGTCATAAATGAGTTTTGTAGAAGAAACGACCTGGAAAGGTCTGCCGAAGAGGGTAAAAGCCCCGTATTTGAAACAAAGTTCACTCTGTTGTGTATCCTGAGTACGGCGGAACACGAGAAATTCCGTCGGAATCCGCGGGGACCATCCCGCAAGGCTAAATACTCCTTAGTGACCGATAGTGAACCAGTACCGTGAGGGAAAGGTGAAAAGAACCCCGGAAGGGGAGTGAAAGAGTACCTGAAACCGTGTGCTTACAAATAGTTAGAGCCCGTTAATGGGTGATAGCGTGCCTTTTGTAGAATGAACCGGCGAGTTACGATTACATGCGAGGTTAAGTTGAGAAGACGGAGCCGTAGCGAAAGCGAGTCTGAATAGGGCGAATGAGTATGTGGTCGTAGACCCGAAACCAAGTGACCTACCCATGTCCAGGTTGAAGGTGCGGTAATACGCACTGGAGGACCGAACCCACGTATGTTGAAAAATGCGGGGATGAGGTGTGGGTAGCGGAGAAATTCCAATCGAACTTGGAGATAGCTGGTTCTCTCCGAAATAGCTTTAGGGCTAGCCTCGGAATTAAGAATCATGGAGGTAGAGCCACTGTTTGGACTAGGGGCCCTTCTAGGGTTACCGAATTCAGATAAACTCCGAATGCCATTGATTTATATCCGGGAGTCAGACTGCGAGTGATAAGATCCGTAGTCGAAAGGGAAACAGCCCAGACCACCAGCTAAGGTCCCAAAGTTACTATTAAGTGGAAAAGGATGTGGGGTTGCTTAGACAACTAGGATGTTGGCTCAGAAGCAGCCATCATTTAAAGAGTGCGTAATAGCTCACTAGTCGAGTGACCCTGCGCCGAAAATTTACCGGGGCTAAATAGTACACCGAAGCTGTGGATAGAACCATTGGTTCTATGGTAGGAGAGCGTTCTAAGGGCGTCGAAGCTAGACCGTGAGGACTGGTGGAGCGCTTAGAAGTGAGAATGCCGGTATGAGTAGCGAAAGACGGGTGAGAATCCCGTCCACCGTATGACTAAGGTTTCCTGGGGAAGGCTCGTCCTCCCAGGGTTAGTCGGGACCTAAGCCGAGGCCGATAGGCGTAGGCGATGGACAACAGGTTGATATTCCTGTACCAGTTTCTTTTGTTTGAACAATGGAGGGACGCAGTAGGCTAAGAAAAGCGCGCTGATGGATATGCGCGTCTAAGCAACAAGTCTTGACGTGAGTTAAATGCTTGCGACTATAAGGACAAGTTGTGATGGGGAGGGAAATTTAAGTACCGAAGTTTCTGATGTCACACTGCCAAGAAAAGCTTCTAGTTAGAAAGAAATTGCCCGTACCGCAAACCGACACAGGTAGTCGAGGAGAGTATCCTAAGGTGTGCGAGAGAACTCTCGTTAAGGAACTCGGCAAAATGACCCCGTAACTTCGGGAGAAGGGGTGCTGACCAATTGGTCAGCCGCAGTGAATAGGCCCAGGCGACTGTTTATCAAAAACACAGGTCTCTGCAAAATCGTAAGATGACGTATAGGGGCTGACGCCTGCCCGGTGCTGGAAGGTTAAGAGGATGGGTTAGCTTCGGCGAAGCTCAGAATTGAAGCCCCAGTAAACGGCGGCCGTAACTATAACGGTCCTAAGGTAGCGAAATTCCTTGTCGGGTAAGTTCCGACCCGCACGAAAGGCGTAACGATCTGGGCACTGTCTCAACGAGAGACTCGGTGAAATTATAGTACCTGTGAAGATGCAGGTTACCCGCGACAGGACGGAAAGACCCCATGGAGCTTTACTGCAGTTTGATATTGAGTGTTTGTACAGCTTGTACAGGATAGGTAGGAGCCATAGAAATCAGGACGCCAGTTTTGATGGAGGCATTGGTGGGATACTACCCTTGCTGTATGACCACTCTAACCCTCGCCACTGATCGTGGCGGGAGACAGTGTCAGACGGGCAGTTTGACTGGGGCGGTCGCCTCCTAAAGAGTAACGGAGGCGCCCAAAGGTTCCCTCAGAATGGTTGGAAATCATTCGTAGAGTGTAAAGGCAGAAGGGAGCTTGACTGCGAGACCTACAAGTCGAGCAGGGACGAAAGTCGGGCTTAGTGATCCGGTGGTTCCGCATGGAAGGGCCATCGCTCAACGGATAAAAGCTACCCTGGGGATAACAGGCTTATCTCCCCCAAGAGTCCACATCGACGGGGAGGTTTGGCACCTCGATGTCGGCTCATCGCATCCTGGGGCTGTAGTCGGTCCCAAGGGTTGGGCTGTTCGCCCATTAAAGCGGTACGCGAGCTGGGTTCAGAACGTCGTGAGACAGTTCGGTCCCTATCCGTCGCGGGCGCAGGAAATTTGAGAGGAGCTGTCCTTAGTACGAGAGGACCGGGATGGACACACCGCTGGTGTACCAGTTGTTCCGCCAGGAGCATCGCTGGGTAGCTAT is drawn from Carnobacterium gallinarum DSM 4847 and contains these coding sequences:
- the serS gene encoding serine--tRNA ligase, encoding MLDIKKLRTDYATVEAKLATRGVKKELLENFVLLDEKRRELIVKTEELKKYRNVVSGDIATLKRNKENADDKIKEMREVGDQIKELDEELNALDASLDEIAAGLPNLPHDSVPVGADEDENIELRRWSEPKTFDFEPKAHWDIAEELDILDFERGAKVAGSRFVYYKGMGARLERAIYNFMLDLHTGEHGYQEMLTPYMANAKSMFGTGQFPKFKEDVFQIENEDLTMISTAEITLTNYYRDEILADEQLPIYFTALSPAFRSEAGSAGRDTRGLIRLHQFNKVEMVKFSKPENSYDELEKMTKDAETVLQKLDLPYRVLALCTGDMGFSAAKTYDLEVWIPAQETYREISSCSNCEDFQARRAMIRYRNEETGKPEYVHTLNGSGLAVGRTFAAILENYQQADGSVKIPELLVPYMGGVTEIRKAK
- the msrA gene encoding peptide-methionine (S)-S-oxide reductase MsrA, whose product is MSKTNLEKAVFAGGCFWCMVKPFDTQPGIISVVAGYTGGHTVNPTYEEVCSETTGHTEAVEITFDPTIFSYQDLVEIYWQQTDPTDASGQFADRGSSYRPVIFYANEEQRVIAEKSKETLAESRRFKQPIVTEILPAMPFYPAEKYHQEYYKKNPLHYSRYRNGSGRAAFIEQTWK
- a CDS encoding histidine phosphatase family protein, producing the protein MTRLYFVRHGKTVWNLEGRFQGGYGDSALLEESIADAKKTGKALKEVAFTQAFSSPQKRAKDTATYIIEESDQVIPLTEQDGLREIGFGEWEGQLFSYAEELHPEEYHNLRSHPEKYDPSAFGGEDYLTLIERSQQVIKEAVKKYPNDNLLFVAHGVTLITVIHSLLGENTREIRSKGLLSNTSVSILDVDTNDNYSVVAWNDTSHLEK